One segment of Solanum lycopersicum chromosome 1, SLM_r2.1 DNA contains the following:
- the LOC138342966 gene encoding uncharacterized protein, with the protein MEKVKIFQGRLKTEQSRQKSYTYVRRRPLEFEVKYWVYLKVSPMRVVVRFVKKGKLSPRYIGTYRISKRVGNVAYELELPQQLAAVHPILDRQVHKLRTEKVESRSFGGTNSLKKRLGKLKSI; encoded by the exons atggagaaggtgaaaatATTTCAAGGAAGATTGAAGACGGAACAAAGTCGCCAAAAGTCCTACACATATGTTAGGAGGAGGCCATTAGAGTTTGAGGTGAAATATTGGGTGTATCTTAAGGTTTCACCGATGAGGGTTGTTGTGAGGTTTgttaagaaggggaaacttagtccccggtaCATTGGAACTTATAGAATCTCCAAAAGAGTGGGAAAtgtggcttatgagttggagttaCCCCAACAGTTAGCAGcggttcatccg ATTTTGGATCGTCAAGTTCACAAATTGAGGACAGAGAAAGTTgagtcaaggtcctttggaggaaccaattcgTTGAAGAAGCGACTTGGGAAGCTGAAGAgcatatga